The nucleotide sequence CCAGCAACCGGGCATTGGCCTGGATCGAAACCCACGGCATCGTGACCCAGCGCGAGCACGAAATGGCCGCCGATGCCCTCAAATGGGCCGCGCGCACCTACCTGGTAGCTGCCATCGGATCGTTGGCGACGCTGCTCTACTACGTCAGTATCCTGATGGGCAGAAGGGACTAGAAAAATGAATTGGACTAAATATTGAAAAGCGCGGCCTCCTCAGGAGGCCGCGCTTTTTTAACATAAACTGCCATAAAGTCTACCCCAGGGTACTTTGCAGGCGCTGGATCAGCAGGTCATGCAAGCGGCGGCTCAACTCCTTTTCCTGTGAAATAAAAGTGGCCCATTCGTCGGTGGTCATTAATCCAAGTACCAGGCCTATCAATTGGTTGCGCAGAGCCAGGTCTTTTTGAAAAGCCTTTTCGACATAGCTTTTTCGATCGTCGGGTGCCATGCCATCCAGGGGTACCCTCCGCTTCATAACATGATGTTGAAAAACGGCGACGATTCGCTCATGCTGGAATTTAAGGATGGGACGCAGGACTTGGTTCTGAAATTGCTCCGCCGGGTTTTCGGTGGGTTCCGTTGAAAGCTGGGGCCGCAGGGCGATAAATGCAGTATCTTTTGAATTCACGTATTTTGATTTATTCGATTACATGCCCAATGAACTGGGCGGTGTTGTCCAGAATCCGGCCCCCACGCCGGTAGCCCAGCGCGCAGGGCTCTCCCGCGTAAAACACCCCGGCCTGGTAGCAAAAATCTTCGTTATCGCTCACAAAATCGACGTACTCCTGGTAGATGCACCGTTGGGCACCGTACTCACCTTCCACTTTTTCGATCACATCGCCGCCTTTTTCCAAAATCGTCACATTGGCTCCTTCACGG is from Salmonirosea aquatica and encodes:
- a CDS encoding glyoxalase, with the protein product MNSKDTAFIALRPQLSTEPTENPAEQFQNQVLRPILKFQHERIVAVFQHHVMKRRVPLDGMAPDDRKSYVEKAFQKDLALRNQLIGLVLGLMTTDEWATFISQEKELSRRLHDLLIQRLQSTLG